TCCGGCCGAAGTTAACGTCATCAAGCACCCGCTGGTGCAACACAAGCTGACCCTGATGCGTCAGGCAGAAACCCACACGCAAGACTTTCGGCGACTGCTTAAGGAAATTTCCATGCTGCTGGCCTACGAAGTCACCCGCGACCTGCCTGTGAAGTATGAAAAAATCCGCACCCCCCTGGCCGAGATGGATGCGCCCGTGCTGGCCGCCGACAAAAATATGGTAATTGTCTCGATCATGCGGGCGGGGCAGGGCTTGCTAGACGGCATGTTGGAGCTAATTCCCACCGCAAAGGTCGGGCATATTGGGCTATATCGGGAGCCGACCACGCTGACGGTGGTGGAATATTACCTGAAGCTGCCCAACGACACCGAACACCGCGACATGCTCGTTGTAGACCCGATGCTGGCTACGGGCAACTCGGCCGTCGCCGCCGTCGATCGCCTCAAGGAAGCCAATCCGCTGTCGATCAAGTTTGTCTGTCTGCTGGCGGCTCCAGAAGGCATCCAGTGTTTTCATGAGCAGCATCCAGACGTGCCCATTTACACGGCTGCAGTGGATGAGCGACTGGACGAGCATGGCTACATTGTTCCTGGCGTGGGCGATGCGGGCGATCGCCTCTATGGCACGAAGTAAGGGAACACGGATTCCGAAGCCAAAGATAAGGCTCGAAAAGGTATTCCAGCGAAAAGGTATTCCAGCGAAGCTAACCGACCTTCTTGCTGGCCTAACTTACCGTTCTGGATATCAATCCGCACCAACAGCGAAACTGGTGAAATCGCTGAAAGCCTCATAGACACTCGGGCCAGCAATCTAAAACCGCCAATCCAAAATCTAAATCGATTCCCCTTATCAAGACCCCATTGAATGCCGATTAATGCCGATTAATGTCAATTTCTGATTCGCAAACTGCTGGTGTATTGGGCGATTCTTCGACGCAGACCAAGGGCGATCGCCCCGCCCAGGCGGCCTGGGTTTCGCCCCTGGTTTGGCTGGTGTGGCTGGCCTACGTCGGCTATGTGCTGCTGAGCGACCTGCCGCCGGGGCCGTCGCTGCTGCACACGTCGCCCGCCACCCTGCAAGAGGCGATCGCCCTCAGTTTGAATTTTGGGCTAGTGCTGCCTGCGCTCTTTCCCGCCGTAGCCCCAGTGCTACATCCTGGGCTAGAGGCGCTGTTTAACCTGACGGTGGGCTGGGGGCTGCTGCTGTGGGGCTTTGCCATCGATGGGCGGGGGCAGCGGCTGCC
The Thermoleptolyngbya sichuanensis A183 DNA segment above includes these coding regions:
- the upp gene encoding uracil phosphoribosyltransferase, translated to MRQAETHTQDFRRLLKEISMLLAYEVTRDLPVKYEKIRTPLAEMDAPVLAADKNMVIVSIMRAGQGLLDGMLELIPTAKVGHIGLYREPTTLTVVEYYLKLPNDTEHRDMLVVDPMLATGNSAVAAVDRLKEANPLSIKFVCLLAAPEGIQCFHEQHPDVPIYTAAVDERLDEHGYIVPGVGDAGDRLYGTK